A region of Pseudomonas sp. Marseille-Q3773 DNA encodes the following proteins:
- a CDS encoding CbtA family protein, which produces MIMRIARTAGFSGLLAALLLTLLQSFWVAPLILEAETYESAVPAAHHEHGSEVPAHEHDAEAWSPEDGWQRVLSTTGGNLVVAVGFALILAALYSLREPRRIGTGALWGLAGFAVFCLAPTLGLPPELPGTAAADLGQRQAWWVGTASATAAGLALLVFARHWLLKVLGTALLVIPHVLGAPQPEVHASLAPEALATQFKLASWLTNAAFWLALGMLSAWLFRRAQA; this is translated from the coding sequence ATGATCATGCGCATTGCCCGCACTGCGGGTTTCAGTGGGCTGCTTGCGGCCTTGTTGCTGACCCTGTTGCAAAGCTTCTGGGTCGCCCCGCTGATTCTCGAGGCGGAAACCTACGAGTCGGCGGTACCAGCGGCTCACCACGAGCATGGCAGCGAGGTGCCAGCCCATGAGCACGACGCCGAAGCCTGGTCACCGGAAGACGGCTGGCAACGGGTACTGTCGACCACCGGCGGCAACCTGGTGGTCGCGGTCGGCTTCGCCCTGATCCTCGCCGCCCTGTACAGCCTGCGCGAACCGCGGCGTATCGGCACCGGTGCACTGTGGGGCCTGGCCGGCTTCGCCGTGTTCTGCCTGGCCCCTACCCTGGGCCTGCCACCGGAACTGCCAGGTACCGCTGCCGCCGATCTGGGGCAACGTCAGGCCTGGTGGGTCGGCACGGCGAGCGCTACCGCCGCGGGCCTGGCCTTGCTGGTATTCGCCCGCCACTGGCTGCTGAAAGTGCTGGGAACCGCGCTGCTGGTGATCCCGCATGTGCTTGGCGCGCCACAACCCGAGGTACATGCAAGCCTCGCCCCCGAAGCGCTGGCAACCCAGTTCAAGCTGGCCTCCTGGCTGACCAATGCCGCCTTCTGGCTGGCCCTGGGCATGCTCAGCGCCTGGCTGTTCCGCCGCGCCCAGGCCTGA
- a CDS encoding pirin family protein — MKSILGIHRSPHAHWVGDGFPVRSLFTYDDLAGKISPFLLLDYAGPHPFTPTSARRGVGQHPHRGFETVTIVYQGELEHRDSTGAGGLIGPGDVQWMTAANGIIHEEFHSPGFARSGGMLEMVQLWVNLPARDKRAAAGYQTLLAKDIPVVELDEEGGSLRVIAGDYRGHPGPARTFTAMDVWDLRLNPGATLRLPVAAGRNGALVVLRGNVRINQEREAGPASLVLLDRAGEDVVVQALEGASVLLLSGEPIDEPIVGYGPFVMNSQAEIAESFDDFHAGRFGQMQAAQDPAAT, encoded by the coding sequence ATGAAAAGTATACTGGGTATCCACCGCAGCCCTCACGCCCATTGGGTGGGTGATGGCTTCCCGGTGCGTAGCCTGTTCACCTACGACGATCTGGCCGGCAAGATCAGCCCGTTTCTCTTGCTGGACTATGCCGGCCCTCATCCGTTCACCCCGACCAGTGCGCGGCGCGGCGTCGGCCAGCACCCACACCGCGGCTTCGAAACCGTGACCATCGTCTACCAGGGCGAGCTGGAGCACCGTGACTCCACGGGTGCGGGTGGCTTGATCGGCCCCGGTGATGTGCAATGGATGACCGCTGCCAACGGCATCATCCATGAGGAGTTCCATTCCCCAGGCTTTGCCCGCAGCGGCGGAATGCTGGAAATGGTTCAGCTGTGGGTCAACCTGCCGGCGCGGGATAAACGAGCAGCCGCTGGCTACCAGACCCTGCTGGCCAAGGACATTCCGGTGGTCGAGTTGGACGAGGAGGGCGGTAGCCTGCGGGTGATCGCGGGGGACTATCGCGGGCATCCGGGGCCGGCGCGCACCTTTACCGCCATGGATGTCTGGGACTTGCGTCTGAATCCCGGTGCCACGCTGCGCCTGCCGGTGGCTGCCGGGCGCAACGGGGCGCTGGTGGTATTGCGCGGCAACGTGCGGATCAACCAGGAGCGCGAAGCTGGCCCGGCCAGCCTGGTGTTGCTTGACCGGGCCGGTGAAGATGTTGTCGTGCAAGCGCTGGAAGGCGCCAGCGTGCTGCTGCTCAGCGGTGAGCCGATCGACGAGCCGATCGTCGGTTATGGCCCGTTCGTGATGAACAGCCAGGCGGAGATTGCCGAGTCGTTCGATGATTTCCATGCCGGACGGTTCGGGCAGATGCAGGCCGCGCAGGACCCGGCGGCCACCTGA
- a CDS encoding CbtB domain-containing protein: protein MPVTSAKPHSITTPITLSQRVAIAVGAGLLGLCLVYFAGFSHIEAVHNAAHDTRHSAAFPCH from the coding sequence ATGCCCGTCACCAGTGCCAAGCCACACAGCATTACCACCCCGATTACCCTCAGCCAGCGTGTCGCCATCGCCGTCGGCGCCGGCCTGTTGGGCCTGTGCCTGGTGTACTTCGCAGGTTTCTCCCACATCGAGGCCGTGCACAACGCGGCCCACGACACCCGCCACAGCGCCGCCTTCCCCTGCCACTGA
- a CDS encoding response regulator transcription factor, which yields MTTVLIVDDHPIVRLSLRLLLERERFHVVGEVGNGSEVAQVARELRPDVVILDIGLPGLDGMEVIKRLQCLEPVPKIMVLTGQATDLYVRRCLDAGIGAFVTKEEDHEALLFALKALVKGYSTFPQMSVNSNSLESEPVRLASLSNREMEVLRRLARGENNKNIGTCMNLSAKTISTYRGRIMEKLKTESLVEMVDLAKRNSVY from the coding sequence ATGACAACCGTGCTGATCGTTGACGACCATCCCATCGTCCGGCTGTCGTTGCGCCTTCTACTCGAGCGCGAGCGCTTCCATGTCGTCGGCGAGGTCGGCAATGGCAGCGAGGTGGCGCAGGTGGCCCGCGAACTGCGCCCGGATGTAGTCATTCTCGATATCGGCCTGCCTGGCCTGGACGGCATGGAAGTGATCAAGCGCCTGCAATGCCTGGAGCCGGTGCCCAAGATCATGGTGCTGACCGGGCAGGCCACCGACCTGTACGTGCGCCGCTGCCTGGACGCCGGGATCGGTGCGTTCGTTACCAAGGAAGAAGACCATGAAGCCCTGCTGTTTGCCCTCAAGGCCTTGGTCAAGGGCTACTCGACCTTTCCGCAGATGTCGGTCAACAGCAACTCCCTGGAAAGCGAGCCCGTGCGCCTGGCCAGCCTCTCCAACCGGGAAATGGAAGTGCTGCGGCGCCTGGCACGCGGCGAAAACAACAAGAACATCGGCACCTGCATGAACCTCAGCGCCAAGACCATCAGCACCTACCGGGGCCGCATCATGGAGAAGCTCAAGACCGAATCCCTGGTGGAAATGGTCGACCTGGCCAAGCGCAACAGCGTCTATTGA
- a CDS encoding GNAT family N-acetyltransferase, translated as MTITIRPAVPTDAAQILAFITELAEYERARHEVVASIADIEHSLFGAGSTVHSLICERDGRAIGFAVYFYSYSTWLGRNGIYLEDLYVTPEQRGDGAGRQLLRHIAREAVANQCGRLEWSVLDWNEPAIGFYQSLGAEAQDEWVRYRLDGDKLAAFARG; from the coding sequence ATGACCATCACCATTCGCCCTGCCGTCCCCACCGATGCCGCGCAGATCCTGGCCTTCATCACCGAGCTGGCCGAGTATGAACGCGCTCGCCACGAGGTGGTTGCCAGCATTGCCGATATCGAGCACAGCCTGTTCGGCGCGGGCAGCACAGTGCACAGCCTGATCTGCGAGCGTGACGGCCGGGCCATCGGTTTTGCCGTGTATTTCTACAGCTACTCGACCTGGCTCGGGCGCAACGGCATCTACCTCGAAGATCTGTACGTGACCCCGGAGCAGCGCGGCGACGGCGCCGGCCGGCAATTGCTGCGGCACATTGCCCGCGAAGCGGTGGCCAACCAGTGCGGACGGCTCGAATGGAGCGTGCTGGACTGGAACGAGCCGGCGATAGGCTTCTACCAGTCGCTGGGGGCCGAAGCACAGGACGAGTGGGTGCGCTACCGGCTGGATGGCGACAAGCTGGCCGCCTTCGCGCGCGGTTGA
- a CDS encoding alpha/beta hydrolase: MQLIPWSHECAEGFTLRGWRTPASGRPLLHFLHGNGFCCLTYQPLLMRLGEHFDLWLSDVQGHGDSDHGGAFRGWNRTAALALEAFTAGRGEYGEVPRFAVGHSFGGVLTGLILASEPQLFSRAVLLDPVLFSRRMLGVMGAAALLGLHRRHGLARKVASRRSHWPDRETALASLQGRGIFKGWTDAALQAYVEHAIGDCGESVVLKCRPSRKVEIFSSFPRRLWASLAAIRTPTQVLYGEHTYPFVPHSVSRLAALNAWVTSRQVAGGHCFMQEHPEACADAVRAFLQQPAG; the protein is encoded by the coding sequence ATGCAGCTGATTCCCTGGTCACATGAATGCGCTGAAGGCTTCACCCTGCGTGGCTGGCGAACCCCGGCCAGTGGCCGGCCGCTGCTGCATTTCTTGCACGGCAACGGCTTTTGCTGCCTGACCTACCAGCCCTTGCTGATGCGTCTGGGTGAACATTTCGACCTGTGGCTCAGCGATGTCCAGGGCCATGGCGACAGCGACCATGGTGGGGCATTTCGCGGCTGGAATCGTACCGCCGCGCTGGCGCTGGAAGCCTTCACCGCCGGGCGCGGCGAGTATGGCGAGGTACCGCGGTTTGCCGTGGGACACAGCTTCGGGGGCGTGCTCACCGGCTTGATCCTGGCCAGTGAACCGCAACTGTTCAGCCGTGCCGTGCTGCTTGATCCGGTGTTGTTCAGCCGGCGCATGCTCGGGGTAATGGGCGCGGCTGCATTGCTTGGCCTGCACCGGCGCCACGGCCTCGCACGCAAGGTTGCCAGCCGCCGCAGCCACTGGCCCGATCGAGAGACAGCGCTGGCTTCGCTGCAGGGCCGCGGCATCTTCAAGGGGTGGACTGATGCAGCGCTGCAAGCGTATGTCGAGCATGCCATTGGTGATTGCGGCGAGTCGGTGGTGCTGAAGTGCCGGCCCAGCCGCAAAGTGGAGATATTCAGTTCGTTCCCCCGGCGTCTTTGGGCCAGCCTGGCGGCGATCCGCACACCCACACAGGTCTTGTATGGTGAGCATACGTATCCCTTCGTGCCCCATTCGGTCAGCCGCCTGGCAGCGCTCAATGCTTGGGTAACCAGCAGGCAGGTTGCCGGTGGGCACTGCTTCATGCAGGAACATCCGGAGGCTTGCGCCGATGCCGTGCGGGCGTTCCTGCAGCAGCCGGCGGGATAG
- a CDS encoding DUF1272 domain-containing protein: MLELRPNCECCDTDLPGDSSDALICSFECTFCRACAETRFQGRCPNCSGQLVARPTRVGQALANNPAATQRVNKAHSACASTA, from the coding sequence ATGCTGGAGCTACGCCCCAACTGTGAATGCTGCGATACCGACCTGCCGGGCGACAGCAGCGACGCGCTGATCTGCTCGTTCGAATGCACGTTCTGTCGCGCCTGCGCTGAAACCCGCTTCCAGGGCCGTTGCCCGAACTGCTCCGGCCAGCTGGTGGCCCGCCCGACACGGGTCGGCCAGGCCCTGGCCAATAATCCCGCCGCTACCCAGCGCGTGAACAAGGCGCATTCCGCCTGTGCCAGCACGGCCTGA
- a CDS encoding cobalamin biosynthesis protein, translated as MQAFFAGFGCRRGCPADALEALLRQALNNQGLALADLHGIASVSLKAGEPGLQQLAERLAVPLVLYPTRQLQAYEALLSHRSAAAHAHSGCWGVAESAALALASERLGTARLLLSRQVLGPATLALAC; from the coding sequence ATGCAGGCTTTTTTCGCCGGCTTCGGCTGCCGCCGGGGGTGCCCGGCGGATGCCCTGGAAGCGCTGCTGCGCCAGGCTTTGAACAACCAGGGCCTGGCGCTCGCCGACCTGCATGGCATCGCCAGTGTCAGCCTCAAGGCCGGCGAGCCCGGCCTGCAACAGCTGGCCGAACGCCTTGCGGTGCCGCTGGTGCTGTATCCTACCCGGCAACTGCAAGCCTACGAGGCGCTGCTCAGCCACCGCTCTGCCGCCGCCCATGCCCACAGCGGCTGCTGGGGCGTCGCAGAAAGCGCAGCACTGGCGCTGGCCAGCGAGCGCCTGGGCACCGCCAGGTTGCTGCTGAGCCGCCAGGTACTGGGGCCGGCCACCCTCGCCCTGGCCTGTTGA
- the cobM gene encoding precorrin-4 C(11)-methyltransferase → MTVYFIGAGPGDPELITIKGQRLIRQCQVIIYAGSLVPAAVLEGHQAETVINSAELHLEQIIAAMRNAHEQGHDVARVHSGDPSLYGAIGEQIRHLQALGIDYQIVPGVTATAASAALLGCELTLPQVAQTVILTRYGDSSPMPPGEQLGDLARHGSTLAIHLGVKHLSRIVDELLPHYGAQCPVAVVHRATWPDQDWVRGTLGNIVGRVAAKGFRRTALILVGHVLGDTPFAESALYRAGHAHLYRPGG, encoded by the coding sequence ATGACGGTCTATTTCATCGGCGCCGGGCCCGGCGACCCGGAACTGATCACGATCAAGGGGCAACGGCTGATCCGCCAGTGCCAGGTGATCATTTATGCCGGCTCGCTGGTGCCTGCTGCGGTGCTCGAAGGCCATCAGGCCGAAACCGTGATAAACAGCGCCGAGCTGCACCTGGAACAGATCATCGCAGCCATGCGCAATGCGCACGAGCAAGGCCATGACGTCGCCCGGGTACACAGTGGCGACCCCAGCCTGTACGGTGCCATCGGCGAGCAGATCCGCCACCTGCAGGCACTGGGCATCGACTACCAGATCGTTCCCGGCGTCACTGCTACAGCGGCCAGCGCCGCCCTGCTCGGCTGCGAACTGACCCTGCCGCAGGTCGCGCAAACGGTGATCCTGACCCGCTATGGCGACAGCTCGCCAATGCCGCCTGGCGAGCAACTGGGCGACCTCGCGCGGCATGGCAGCACCCTGGCGATTCACCTGGGGGTCAAGCACCTTTCGCGCATTGTCGATGAGTTGCTGCCGCACTACGGCGCGCAGTGCCCGGTGGCGGTGGTCCATCGCGCCACCTGGCCAGACCAGGACTGGGTCCGCGGCACCCTGGGCAATATCGTCGGACGCGTGGCAGCAAAAGGCTTTCGGCGCACCGCGCTGATCCTGGTCGGCCATGTGCTGGGCGACACACCCTTTGCCGAGTCGGCCTTGTACCGCGCCGGGCACGCCCACCTTTACCGCCCTGGCGGCTGA
- a CDS encoding LysE family translocator, with amino-acid sequence MPAMLASADLLTAFVLFAFVSSITPGPNNTMLLASGVNFGVRRSIPHAMGISVGFMVMVLAVGLGLGEVFKAWPALYTVLRYSGAAYLLYLAWKIATSGPVGTASSAARKPLGFWGAAAFQWVNPKAWVMAVGAITTYTPAQGYVANVIVIAALFALVNLPSVGVWVMFGSALRNLLQNPRWLMLNVLMALLLVISLYPLLFVESAFS; translated from the coding sequence ATGCCCGCCATGCTTGCCTCTGCCGACCTGCTGACTGCCTTCGTGCTGTTCGCCTTCGTGTCCTCGATCACCCCGGGGCCCAACAACACCATGCTGCTGGCTTCGGGGGTGAACTTCGGTGTGCGCCGCTCGATTCCCCATGCCATGGGCATCAGCGTCGGTTTCATGGTGATGGTGCTGGCCGTAGGCCTGGGCCTGGGCGAGGTGTTCAAGGCCTGGCCGGCGCTGTACACGGTACTGCGCTACAGCGGCGCGGCCTACCTGCTGTACCTGGCCTGGAAGATCGCCACCTCCGGGCCGGTCGGCACGGCCTCGTCCGCCGCCCGCAAACCGCTGGGCTTCTGGGGGGCTGCGGCGTTCCAGTGGGTCAACCCCAAGGCCTGGGTGATGGCAGTGGGGGCCATCACCACCTACACGCCGGCGCAAGGCTATGTGGCCAACGTGATCGTGATTGCCGCCTTGTTCGCCCTGGTCAACCTGCCCAGCGTCGGCGTGTGGGTGATGTTCGGCAGCGCCCTGCGCAACCTGTTGCAGAACCCGCGCTGGCTGATGCTCAATGTCCTGATGGCCTTGCTGCTGGTGATTTCGCTGTACCCGCTGCTGTTTGTTGAATCGGCGTTTTCCTGA